In Nitrospira sp. MA-1, the following proteins share a genomic window:
- a CDS encoding IS3 family transposase yields the protein MIQRCRTMFPLRLMCRLLHVSPSGFYARQRRSPSPWAQDCQRLTAAIRIIHADSDGVYGSPKIWQVLRRQGEGCGKHRVARLMQRERLRGIPAPTRWKRRRSGDRPAGITNQLARDFSAPGPNAKWVTDITYIPTQEGWLYLAVVLDLFSRQVIGWSMQPQLGRDLVLQAVLMAVWQRTSAAPVILHSDRGTQYTSQEFQAFLQAHGIVSSMSGVGSCYDNAVAESFFGLLKRERVHRRQYQTRAEARADIFDYIERFYNHQRSHSFTQGLAPKNFREQHDPQSSLTRP from the coding sequence ATGATTCAACGTTGTCGCACCATGTTTCCTCTGCGTCTGATGTGTCGTCTCCTCCACGTCTCCCCGAGTGGGTTTTATGCCCGGCAGCGCCGCTCTCCGAGTCCCTGGGCTCAAGACTGTCAGCGCCTGACGGCCGCCATTCGCATCATCCATGCAGACAGTGATGGGGTCTATGGGAGCCCGAAGATCTGGCAGGTGTTACGCAGGCAAGGCGAGGGCTGTGGGAAACATCGTGTTGCCCGTTTAATGCAACGGGAGCGGTTGCGAGGGATTCCTGCTCCCACGCGTTGGAAACGGCGGAGATCTGGAGACCGACCGGCTGGAATCACGAATCAGTTGGCCCGGGATTTTTCAGCCCCAGGTCCGAATGCCAAATGGGTGACGGATATCACCTATATTCCCACGCAAGAAGGCTGGCTGTACTTGGCGGTGGTGCTCGATTTGTTCTCTCGGCAAGTGATTGGGTGGTCGATGCAGCCACAACTGGGACGGGACCTGGTCCTCCAAGCCGTGCTGATGGCCGTGTGGCAGCGGACGAGTGCGGCCCCTGTCATCCTGCATTCCGACCGAGGCACCCAGTATACCTCACAGGAGTTTCAAGCCTTTCTCCAGGCTCATGGGATTGTCAGCAGTATGAGTGGCGTGGGAAGTTGTTATGACAATGCCGTGGCAGAGAGTTTCTTTGGCCTCCTCAAACGAGAGCGAGTCCATCGGCGGCAGTACCAAACCCGGGCAGAGGCCCGCGCCGATATTTTTGACTACATTGAGCGGTTTTACAATCATCAGCGGAGCCACTCCTTTACTCAGGGACTGGCCCCGAAGAATTTTAGGGAGCAACACGATCCACAGTCTTCTTTAACCCGTCCGTGA
- a CDS encoding transposase, whose product MEQRRKYSQEFKQEAVQLTKQAGGAITQVAKALGLNAAMLGRWCREAGRRGAKAFPGTGMPHDQELARLKRELALVTRERDFLKEAAAFFAKTSR is encoded by the coding sequence ATGGAGCAACGGAGAAAGTACAGCCAAGAGTTTAAGCAGGAAGCCGTTCAACTGACCAAACAGGCCGGTGGGGCGATTACCCAAGTGGCGAAGGCTTTAGGCCTTAATGCGGCCATGTTGGGGCGGTGGTGTCGGGAGGCCGGACGGCGAGGGGCGAAAGCTTTTCCAGGCACTGGGATGCCTCACGATCAAGAGTTGGCTCGCCTCAAACGTGAATTGGCCCTGGTCACTCGCGAGCGGGATTTTTTAAAAGAGGCGGCAGCGTTCTTCGCCAAGACCTCCCGATAA